The proteins below are encoded in one region of Streptomyces sp. NBC_00490:
- a CDS encoding TatD family hydrolase, producing MPSSSSTARDKHAAPPLPAPLQVPVADSHTHLDMQSGTVEEALAKAASVGVTTVVQVGCDVRGSQWAADTAARYDAVHATVALHPNEAPRIVHGDPDGWSRQGARQPGGAQALDEALAEIERLAALPQVKGVGETGLDHFRTGPEGKEAQERSFRAHIEIAKRHGKALVIHDRDAHADVLRVLKEEGAPERTVFHCYSGDAEMAELCARAGYFMSFAGNVTFKNAQNLRDAVAVAPPELLLVETDAPFLTPVPYRGRPNAPYLIPVTVRAMAAVRGVDEDTLATALAANTARAFGY from the coding sequence ATGCCCTCCTCCAGCTCCACCGCTCGCGACAAGCACGCGGCGCCGCCGCTCCCCGCACCCCTCCAGGTGCCCGTCGCCGACTCCCACACCCACCTCGACATGCAGTCAGGGACGGTCGAGGAGGCCCTCGCGAAGGCCGCGTCGGTGGGCGTGACGACGGTCGTGCAGGTCGGCTGTGACGTCCGGGGCTCGCAGTGGGCCGCGGACACAGCGGCGCGGTACGACGCCGTCCACGCGACCGTCGCCCTGCACCCCAACGAGGCGCCGCGCATCGTCCACGGCGATCCCGACGGCTGGTCCCGGCAGGGCGCGCGGCAGCCGGGGGGCGCGCAGGCGCTCGACGAGGCGCTCGCGGAGATCGAGCGCCTGGCCGCGCTTCCGCAGGTCAAGGGTGTCGGCGAGACCGGCCTCGACCACTTCCGCACCGGCCCCGAGGGCAAGGAGGCGCAGGAGCGCTCCTTCCGTGCCCACATCGAGATCGCCAAGCGGCACGGCAAGGCCCTCGTCATCCACGACCGCGACGCCCACGCCGACGTCCTGCGAGTGCTCAAGGAGGAGGGCGCTCCCGAGCGCACCGTCTTCCACTGCTACTCCGGCGACGCCGAGATGGCCGAGCTCTGCGCCCGCGCCGGGTACTTCATGTCCTTCGCCGGCAACGTCACCTTCAAGAACGCCCAGAACCTGCGGGACGCGGTCGCGGTGGCCCCGCCGGAGCTGCTCCTCGTGGAGACCGACGCGCCCTTCCTGACGCCGGTCCCGTACCGCGGACGGCCCAACGCGCCGTATCTCATCCCGGTCACGGTGCGCGCGATGGC
- the rsmI gene encoding 16S rRNA (cytidine(1402)-2'-O)-methyltransferase: MTGTLVLAGTPIGDIADAPPRLAAELAGADVVAAEDTRRLRRLTQALGVTPKGRVVSYFEGNEAARTPELVEELVGGARVLLVTDAGMPSVSDPGYRLVAAAVEKDIRVTAVPGPSAVLTALALSGLPVDRFCFEGFLPRKAGERLTRLREVAQERRTLVYFEAPHRLDDTLAAMAEVFGAERRAAVCRELTKTYEEVKRGPLGELAAWAAEGVRGEITVVVEGAPEKGPEELDGPELVRRVRVREEAGERRKEAIAAVAAEVGLPKREVFDAVVAAKNAAS; encoded by the coding sequence GTGACAGGAACCCTTGTTTTGGCAGGCACCCCCATCGGCGACATCGCGGACGCCCCGCCCCGGCTCGCCGCGGAACTGGCCGGCGCGGACGTGGTCGCCGCCGAGGACACCCGGCGGCTGCGGCGCCTCACCCAGGCGCTCGGGGTGACGCCCAAGGGCCGCGTCGTGTCGTACTTCGAGGGCAACGAGGCCGCCCGTACGCCGGAGCTGGTCGAGGAGCTCGTCGGCGGCGCGCGCGTGCTGCTCGTGACCGACGCCGGGATGCCGTCGGTCTCGGACCCCGGCTACCGGCTGGTGGCGGCCGCCGTGGAGAAGGACATCCGGGTCACCGCCGTGCCCGGCCCCTCCGCCGTCCTCACCGCGCTCGCGCTGTCCGGGCTGCCCGTCGACCGGTTCTGCTTCGAGGGGTTCCTGCCGCGCAAGGCGGGCGAACGGCTGACCCGGCTGCGGGAGGTCGCCCAGGAGCGGCGCACCCTCGTGTACTTCGAGGCCCCGCACCGGCTCGACGACACCCTCGCCGCGATGGCCGAGGTGTTCGGCGCGGAGCGGCGGGCCGCCGTCTGCCGGGAGCTGACCAAGACGTACGAGGAGGTCAAGCGGGGCCCGCTGGGGGAGCTGGCCGCGTGGGCCGCGGAGGGGGTGCGCGGGGAGATCACCGTCGTCGTCGAGGGGGCGCCGGAGAAGGGGCCCGAGGAGCTCGACGGCCCGGAGCTGGTGCGCCGGGTGCGGGTGCGTGAGGAGGCGGGCGAGCGGCGCAAGGAGGCGATCGCGGCGGTGGCGGCGGAGGTGGGACTGCCGAAACGGGAGGTCTTCGACGCGGTCGTGGCGGCCAAGAACGCGGCCTCCTAG
- a CDS encoding dolichyl-phosphate-mannose--protein mannosyltransferase — protein sequence MTSTASSMDSTDTRQAQAPQDQRPSWQQRLRRFGYTAGPRSDVRDRLVPPYTQPNPRMWAALGLPKALVDRIVRWSGWGGPLLVTLFAGVIRFWNLGGPKAVIFDETYYAKDAWALVHRGFEVNWDKNANDLILDVGSKVPVPTDPSYVVHPPVGKYVIGLGELMFGFDPFGWRFMTALLGTLSVLMLCRIGRRIFRSTFLGCLAGALMAVDGLAFVMARTSLLDGVLMFFVLAAFGCLVVDRDRTREKLAAALPLDADGRARPDAHTAETTRFGWRPWRWLAGLTLGLAIGTKWNGLYILAAFCVMAVLWDVGSRRVAGARHPYGAVLRRDLSLTFLATVPVAIATYLLSWLGWILSPTDGTGGYYRNWAATDGKNSDWSWLFPDWWRSLWHYEHQVYDFHVGLHSPHTYQSNPWSWIVDGRPVSFFYESPLPGNDGCPADAGEKCAREVLAIGTPLLWWVAAFAIAYVLWRWLLRRDWRAGAIACGIAAGYLPWFMYQERTIFFFYAVVFLPFLCLAVAMMLGAIIGRPGSSDTRRVAGATGAGVLVLLIAWNFIYFWPLYTGTAIPIDDWRSRMWLDTWV from the coding sequence GTGACCAGTACAGCGTCGTCCATGGACTCCACGGACACCCGACAGGCCCAGGCACCGCAAGACCAGCGGCCGTCGTGGCAGCAGCGGCTGCGCCGTTTCGGCTACACGGCCGGGCCCAGAAGCGACGTGCGGGACCGGCTCGTGCCGCCGTACACGCAGCCCAACCCCCGGATGTGGGCGGCGCTCGGGCTGCCGAAGGCGCTGGTGGACCGGATCGTGCGCTGGTCCGGCTGGGGCGGTCCGCTGCTCGTCACCCTGTTCGCGGGCGTCATCCGGTTCTGGAACCTGGGCGGCCCCAAGGCGGTGATATTCGATGAGACGTACTACGCCAAGGACGCCTGGGCGCTCGTCCACCGCGGCTTCGAGGTCAACTGGGACAAGAACGCCAACGACCTGATCCTGGACGTCGGCAGCAAGGTGCCGGTCCCGACGGACCCGTCGTACGTCGTGCATCCGCCGGTCGGCAAGTACGTCATCGGACTCGGCGAGCTGATGTTCGGGTTCGACCCGTTCGGCTGGCGGTTCATGACGGCCCTCCTCGGCACCCTCTCGGTGCTGATGCTGTGCCGTATCGGCCGCCGCATCTTCCGCTCGACGTTCCTGGGCTGTCTGGCCGGCGCGCTGATGGCGGTGGACGGGCTGGCCTTCGTGATGGCCCGCACCTCGCTGCTCGACGGCGTGCTGATGTTCTTCGTGCTGGCCGCGTTCGGCTGTCTGGTCGTCGACCGCGACCGGACCCGGGAGAAACTCGCGGCCGCGCTCCCGCTCGACGCGGACGGCCGGGCCCGTCCCGACGCGCACACCGCCGAGACGACCCGCTTCGGATGGCGCCCCTGGCGCTGGCTGGCCGGTCTGACGCTGGGCCTGGCCATCGGCACCAAGTGGAACGGCCTGTACATCCTGGCCGCGTTCTGCGTCATGGCGGTCCTGTGGGACGTCGGCTCCCGCAGGGTCGCGGGCGCCCGTCACCCGTACGGGGCGGTCCTCAGGCGCGACCTGAGCCTGACCTTCCTGGCGACGGTGCCGGTGGCGATCGCCACGTACCTGCTGTCCTGGCTCGGCTGGATCCTCTCCCCCACGGACGGCACCGGCGGCTACTACCGCAACTGGGCCGCGACGGACGGCAAAAACAGCGACTGGTCCTGGCTGTTCCCGGACTGGTGGCGCAGCCTGTGGCACTACGAGCACCAGGTCTACGACTTCCACGTCGGCCTGCACTCCCCGCACACGTACCAGTCCAACCCGTGGAGCTGGATCGTCGACGGCCGCCCGGTCTCGTTCTTCTACGAGTCCCCCCTGCCCGGCAACGACGGCTGCCCCGCCGACGCCGGCGAGAAGTGCGCCCGCGAGGTCCTCGCCATCGGCACCCCGCTGCTGTGGTGGGTGGCCGCCTTCGCGATCGCCTACGTCCTGTGGCGCTGGCTCTTGCGCCGCGACTGGCGCGCGGGCGCGATCGCCTGCGGCATCGCCGCCGGCTACCTCCCCTGGTTCATGTACCAGGAACGCACGATCTTCTTCTTCTACGCCGTCGTCTTCCTGCCCTTCCTGTGCCTGGCCGTCGCGATGATGCTCGGCGCGATCATCGGCCGGCCCGGCTCCAGCGACACCCGGCGCGTGGCGGGGGCCACGGGGGCGGGTGTGCTGGTGCTGCTGATCGCCTGGAACTTCATCTACTTCTGGCCCCTGTACACCGGGACCGCCATCCCGATCGACGACTGGCGTTCACGGATGTGGCTGGACACCTGGGTCTAG